The following coding sequences lie in one Arachis ipaensis cultivar K30076 chromosome B03, Araip1.1, whole genome shotgun sequence genomic window:
- the LOC107629498 gene encoding probable methyltransferase PMT2 produces the protein MSIAPRDSHEAQVQFALERGVPAIIGVLGTIMLPFPSGSFDMAHCSRCLIPWGGNDGIYMKEVDRVLRPGGYWILSGPPISWRNSYRAWQRPEDELEEEQRQIEDIAKLLCWEKRHEKGEIAIWRKRLNTDECTEQEAQSSTCDATNASDVWYKKMENCITPTKTNGSWKPFPERLNAIPSRITSGSVPGLSVEIFEDDNRSWKKHVNAYKRVNKIIDSGRYRNIMDMNAGLGSFAAAMDSPKLWVMNVVPTIAEKANLGVIFERGLIGIYHDWCEAFSTYPRTYDLIHANAVFSLYKNECGAEDILLEMDRILRPEGAVIIRDDVGVLMRVKRIVRGMRWKTRMVDNEDGPLVSEKVLFAVKRYWVAGDNSTSSL, from the exons ATGTCAATTGCACCAAGGGACTCTCATGAAGCACAAGTGCAATTTGCTTTAGAAAGAGGTGTTCCGGCTATCATTGGCGTTCTTGGAACCATCATGTTGCCTTTCCCTTCTGGATCATTTGACATGGCACATTGTTCTCGCTGTTTGATTCCATGGGGTGGAAATG ATGGTATATATATGAAGGAGGTTGATCGAGTTCTTAGACCTGGTGGTTACTGGATCCTTTCTGGCCCTCCAATCAGCTGGAGGAATAGCTACCGAGCATGGCAGCGTCCTGAAGATGAGCTTGAGGAGGAGCAAAGGCAGATTGAGGATATTGCTAAACTTCTTTGTTGGGAAAAGAGACATGAGAAGGGTGAAATCGCTATATGGAGAAAAAGATTAAATACTGATGAATGCACTGAACAAGAAGCTCAATCTTCAACATGTGATGCTACAAATGCCAGTGATGTCTG GTACAAAAAGATGGAAAATTGTATAACTCCTACTAAAACTAATGGTTCGTGGAAGCCATTCCCAGAGAGACTCAATGCTATTCCTTCCAGAATAACAAGTGGATCTGTTCCTGGTCTATCTGTAGAGATATTTGAGGATGATAATCGATCATGGAAGAAGCATGTAAACGCTTATAAGCGGGTCAACAAAATCATTGACTCGGGAAGGTATCGCAACATAATGGACATGAATGCTGGTCTGGGGAGTTTTGCTGCTGCCATGGACTCTCCGAAATTATGGGTTATGAATGTTGTGCCTACAATCGCAGAGAAAGCTAACCTTGGTGTTATATTTGAGCGTGGATTGATTGGCATTTATCACGATTG GTGCGAAGCCTTCTCCACATATCCCAGGACCTATGACCTAATCCATGCAAATGCTGTTTTCAGCTTAtacaagaatga GTGCGGCGCAGAAGACATTTTATTGGAGATGGATCGTATATTACGGCCTGAAGGAGCTGTAATAATTCGAGATGATGTTGGCGTGCTAATGCGGGTGAAGAGAATTGTGAGAGGAATGAGGTGGAAAACGAGAATGGTGGATAACGAGGATGGTCCATTGGTTTCAGAGAAGGTTTTGTTTGCAGTCAAGCGGTATTGGGTTGCAGGTGACAACAGTACAAGCTCACTGTGA